TTCTTTTTCAATACCAGATAAAAATGTTTTGTTTTCATGCATTGAATCTAAGGTATAACAGGTTAAATAAAGAGGTGTATTTGAGGCGTGCAGATGCCGTGCAAAATGGATAAAAGCCTTTTCTTCATGAATGTTGGTGTACAAAGAACCTTCTAAACCTAATTTTTGAACACACGAATTCCAAATCTCTAATTCGCAAGGGTGCGGCAATTGTGGTGCAACAAATGCAATCTTTTTTGATTTTTGAACTTCTTGAACATTATGCTTTGCTTGAATTTCTGCAATCTTTTTGCCCATGTCTCCTTCAATATAAGCCATCAACTGTTCTGGACCCCAAGTTTGGGCGTTTTTAACAATACTTTCCAGGGAGCAGCTTTTTGTCATCTTATGTTAACCTCTTAGCGAAGATTGAGAATTGATATAAGCATTTGAAACTTTGCGATGAGACTGAACCCGCACCAGTTCTGTGTGCATTAGTTTGAGAAAATGACTTAAAAGATTTTTAAAATTCAGATCGTGCTCCCATAAAATATTTTGTAAAAGTGAAATTTCACTTTTAAATTTTGGATGGTGCTTGATTCCTTGAATAAAAGCAGAGACCATACCTTCTCTTTTTTTTAAAAATTTTTTTGTTAAAAGGGTAAGTTCTTCTTCTGATAAAATTTTATTCGGATTTTTTATATTTATTTGATTGCATAAGGATGTATGTAGGAAAGTCCATCTGCGCCAAAAATGTTCAAATTCTTGTTTTAATGGAGATAAATCAAAGCCTTTGGAAAGTTCCGAAATGAATTTGTGATATGCTAAAAATTGTTGATCTTCAGTATTATCCACGCAAATACCTTCCTGTAAATTTTTTTGATGCAGACACTTTTAATTTTATTTGATTGCTCTACTATTAATCAATTTTGAATGCATGTTGCTTTTTTGGCTAAAATCCTGCATTTTTTTCTTTGCGATAGGCAAATTTTATCTCGTTATTTTAAGGAGATCATTCTGATGAAAGAAAAATTGATTGGGTCAAAAATTCAAGTTGATGACGGCTCTGTTACGTTAATGGATTATATGGGTAGTGATCTTTCTGTTGTGAATGCGGCAAGAGTGAGTTTTGGCAAAAAAAAATTAGAGTTGGATGATAAAGATCTAAAACTGATAAAATATCTTGCTCATCATAAGCACATGAGCCCTTTTAGGCATGTTATCTTTTCGTTTGCGCTAGAAGGTGTATCAGAAGTTGTTTGCAGGCAACTCTATAAACATCAAGTTGGTTGTTCTTTTACAAGTGGTGAGTTTAAAGAAGCCGCCACAACATGGAACGAAATTTCTGGCCGTTACGTTGAGTTTGAACCTGAGTTTCATGTCCCTGCAGAATTTCGCAAACAACACAAAAGCAATAAACAAGCGTCGACAGAGGGGGATTGTATCTCAGAAAATCATGCCGCAAAATCTCTGTATCTTGAGACAATTGAACAGACTTATACCTCTTACAAAAAATTATTAGAAATGGGTGTTTGCAGAGAGCAGGCTCGCATGGTGATGCCAATTTGTTTTAAAAATTCACTTGTTTGGACCGCTTCTCTAGAAGCCGCAGCGCATTTTGTAAAATTACGCGATCATGATGGAGCACAACTAGAAATTAGAAATCTTGCGCGAGCAATTAAAAAATTGATTGATCCCATTTGCCCTTATTCAATTGAAGCATTAATGTCTGCAGAAAAGTAATTAAATTTTTCTACAGGATGGCAAAAATATTCCGACATGCAAAATGTACTTGCGGCAATTCGCCAACACGGTACATTTTTTTCTATTTTAGGCCAAGGATGGCCGCACCCAGTTTTCAAGTGGCTTTTGGACTGCGGTGAGTTTCAAGGAGGAGACAAGCTATGGGTTTGCGTATACAAACCAACATCCAATCCCTTAATGCCCAACGGGCTTTGAGCATTACCACCAAACAAAATGATGAGTCCATTGAGAAGGTGAGCTCTGGTTATCGCATTAACAAGGCTTCAGATGATGCTGCTGGTCTTGCTATTAGCGAAAAATTAAAAGCTGACATTCGTGGTCTTAACATGGCAAAAAGAAATGCAAGTGACGGTATTTCTTTGCTGCAAACTGCAGAAGGGGGCATGAACGAGATTGGTAATATATTAACTCGTTTGCGTGAGCTTGCAGTGCAAGGTGCGTCAGATACTGTTGGTAATACAGAGCGTGGATTTATTCACAAAGAATTTAATGCTCTAAAAGACGAAATCGATCGTATTACAAATTCTACTGAATACAACGGTACGTTATTGTTAACTGGCGGTATTGAAGGCCTACCAGAGTCAATGACTAAAAAATCGAATATTCCTCCACTTGAAGTACAAGTAGGAAAAAACTGGACTCTTGCTACAGATTCGATTGAAGAGCCATTTAATGAAGAATTTGGACGTAACCCTGTTAACATTATTCGTTTGAATTTTGATAAAATCAACACCACAACTGTTGGTTTAGGGTTGGGTCGCGCGAGCGATGAAACTATAGAATCTACAGGTGTTGCTATGGATGCTGATAATATCACATCATCCAAGAGACGCGCACAGCTTTCTATTAATAAACTTGATGATGCAATCACTAAGGTGTCAGAATTTCGTGCAGATATGGGTGCACAACAAAACCGTCTCTTCTCAACAATTGCAAACTTAGCAGTTCAATCAGAAAACTACTCTGCAGCAAATAGCCGTATCCGCGATACAGACTTTGCAGAAGAGTCAGCAAAACTCGCACAATCTGGTATTCTGAAACAAGGTGGTGTTGCAGTACTTGCTCAAGCTAACCAAAGTCCTGGAGCTGCAATGCGGTTAATTGGATAATTTCGTGATCATTTCATTACCCTATAGCGTGCCATGCGTCTTTTTTAAAGATGTATGGCATTTAAATTTTAAAGAAATTTAATGAACTATCATTTTGAATATCAATTTTTAACTCTACGGCAAGTTGATTTGCTTCTGTTAAGAAATAATTAATAGAATCACCAATAACAAGAGAATCAAATTTATTATAAACAATCATTTCTTCATCAAAAACGTGAGGAGTAAATACTGGAAAAATATTTTCTATAAAGTTTTTAGTTTTAATTTTTTCTGAATGA
This region of Spirobacillus cienkowskii genomic DNA includes:
- the thyX gene encoding FAD-dependent thymidylate synthase yields the protein MKEKLIGSKIQVDDGSVTLMDYMGSDLSVVNAARVSFGKKKLELDDKDLKLIKYLAHHKHMSPFRHVIFSFALEGVSEVVCRQLYKHQVGCSFTSGEFKEAATTWNEISGRYVEFEPEFHVPAEFRKQHKSNKQASTEGDCISENHAAKSLYLETIEQTYTSYKKLLEMGVCREQARMVMPICFKNSLVWTASLEAAAHFVKLRDHDGAQLEIRNLARAIKKLIDPICPYSIEALMSAEK
- a CDS encoding flagellin; this translates as MGLRIQTNIQSLNAQRALSITTKQNDESIEKVSSGYRINKASDDAAGLAISEKLKADIRGLNMAKRNASDGISLLQTAEGGMNEIGNILTRLRELAVQGASDTVGNTERGFIHKEFNALKDEIDRITNSTEYNGTLLLTGGIEGLPESMTKKSNIPPLEVQVGKNWTLATDSIEEPFNEEFGRNPVNIIRLNFDKINTTTVGLGLGRASDETIESTGVAMDADNITSSKRRAQLSINKLDDAITKVSEFRADMGAQQNRLFSTIANLAVQSENYSAANSRIRDTDFAEESAKLAQSGILKQGGVAVLAQANQSPGAAMRLIG